In Aptenodytes patagonicus chromosome 6, bAptPat1.pri.cur, whole genome shotgun sequence, one genomic interval encodes:
- the ZDBF2 gene encoding DBF4-type zinc finger-containing protein 2 isoform X3: protein MPLPVTPEAARIARLSAEEMEKKRNRDSQEISSKDQESVGEICSSAPCLSHESTKNTSVTQAFIQKLERGQEHVIRISQQSMGICSNEKLDTLKGGQIANHSREGQFTAVSPVPQHFSVSPLIHSSSVNHKTGKNVRRLAASNLIPLSGCDKTGMEVCNSDVLLNPCLNPAPALVHPKCPSVSHQNPMCSHSHSLCITSGQSLSKRDGLETQDETLVSDFHLRDTVGISSSLDLGTSPQLARCKNMKTNRGDESSVDETIEDVILKYCHGTTSEEISFKEENNPCLTFSSLLDHTHLEGSEMSFDCDAPIQAGTDLPKAARKDIEFLKEVQISLQDKGYGTQLSSVLKSESVEKIEAVKQDVVVHTEEPVLPALPHVPPSFVGKTWSQIMYEDDIKIEELVRDFREGRFRCYFDSESSANCTGKRMKKKKQKDEKKNNIVEGNRTESALVKALPEFNDALSGGSDFDNPSLASDTLCNPQILKMPRKRTWRLASRCQVVKVSHGTQTSLLNYPVAKRKMSRRESDPADQKASIVWPENEKTPNMKTRLCALKLPESYSKIMSPVQPKTVVYVLSCPEIKQCKGKPIDIPQMRKNRNSTDSKDSVRYKYKQCSFKYYDPLTNRILKMPPKSTVGEKAKKPSHVRQLFRSLSFDANMRKLADAQRESTPSKSLNWPDFYSSSSASFLPDPGKGNDAASSQKADGSSVSTERTDCLVSGQSENSFKHLIISPLNSHQSAVEGDSRLTPFYSRVTKTPLTSIRSEWLERENPKAIWKRKEGTNKEPFFSKKAAAPMSVRCTVGRRGNRVTAGKQTSRTKKQQKEGMRRKLRPRAQKSSAFSIHRCQTRKTTVGKHLKKEKPDAKKLKVRRKPKRTFLNSTVVTGIPEKRQKVTSESFPKKPEQASSKVRNWEVSGDRGHPSTVNQPSRRTSAVPLLRNCLVLPVPLK from the coding sequence ATGCcactccccgtcactccagaggCTGCTAGGATTGCTCGCCTGTCCgcagaagagatggagaaaaagaggaacagagaCAGTCAGGAGATTTCCAGCAAAGATCAGGAGTCCGTTGGTGAAATATGCTCTTCTGCTCCATGCCTGTCTCATGAGAGCACAAAGAACACTTCTGTAACACAAGCATTTATTCAAAAACTAGAAAGAGGGCAGGAACATGTTATAAGAATATCCCAACAGTCTATGGGCATTTGTAGCAATGAGAAATTGGATACCCTGAAAGGTGGTCAAATTGCAAATCATAGCCGTGAAGGCCAGTTTACAGCTGTGAGCCCTGTACCTCAGCATTTTTCTGTCAGTCCTTTAATCCATAGTTCTTCTGTTAatcataaaacaggaaaaaatgttaggCGTTTGGCAGCATCAAATCTGATTCCGCTTAGTGGATGTGATAAAACAGGAATGGAGGTATGCAATAGTGATGTGTTACTGAACCCATGCTTGAATCCTGCTCCGGCACTGGTTCACCCAAAATGCCCTTCAGTTTCTCATCAGAATCCTATGTGCAGCCACAGCCATTCTTTATGTATTACCTCAGGTCAATCTCTCTCAAAACGAGATGGTTTAGAAACTCAGGATGAAACTTTGGTGTCTGATTTCCATCTCAGGGATACTGTGGGTATCAGCAGCTCCCTAGATCTTGGGACATCCCCACAACTAGCAAGATGCAAAAACATGAAGACAAACAGAGGTGATGAAAGTTCAGTGGATGAAACTATTGAAGatgttattttgaaatactgcCATGGAACTACATCTGAAGAAATTTCTTTCAAAGAGGAGAATAATCCCTGTTTAACTTTTTCATCACTTCTGGACCATACTCATTTAGAGGGTTCTGAAATGAGTTTTGACTGTGATGCACCTATTCAGGCAGGAACAGACTTACCCAAGGCAGCTAGAAAAGATATAGAATTCCTAAAAGAGGTCCAAATAAGTTTGCAAGATAAAGGCTATGGAACACAgctctcttctgttttaaaaagtgagtCAGTAGAGAAAATAGAAGCAGTGAAACAGGATGTTGTAGTTCATACTGAAGAACCAGTTCTTCCAGCTCTGCCTCATGTGCCTCCTTCTTTTGTGGGAAAGACTTGGTCTCAAATAATGTATGAAGATGATATAAAAATTGAAGAACTTGTGCGTGATTTCAGGGAAGGTCGTTTTCGCTGCTACTTTGACAGTGAATCCTCAGCCAACTGTACAGggaagagaatgaagaaaaaaaagcagaaggatgaaaaaaagaacaatattgTTGAGGGTAATAGAACAGAAAGTGCATTGGTTAAAGCATTGCCAGAATTTAATGATGCTTTAAGTGGTGGCTCTGATTTTGATAACCCATCTTTAGCCTCAGATACACTATGCAACCCACAAATTCTTAAAATGCCTAGGAAAAGGACATGGCGCCTGGCTTCAAGATGCCAGGTGGTTAAAGTCAGCCATGGCACCCAAACAAGTCTATTGAACTACCctgtagcaaaaagaaaaatgtctagaAGGGAATCTGATCCAGCTGATCAGAAAGCAAGCATCGTGTGGCCGGAGAATGAAAAAACTCCAAACATGAAAACTAGACTATGTGCCCTTAAACTTCCTGAATCCTATAGCAAGATTATGAGTCCTGTACAGCCCAAGACAGTGGTGTATGTACTTTCGTGCCCAGAGATAAAACAGTGTAAAGGTAAACCTATAGATATTCCCCAAATGAGGAAAAATCGTAACTCCACAGATAGCAAGGACTCTGTAAGGTATAAATACAAACAGTGTTCTTTTAAGTATTATGACCCACTGACAAATCGAATTCTGAAAATGCCTCCAAAGAGTACAGTTGGAGAAAAGGCCAAAAAGCCCTCCCATGTTCGACAGCTTTTCAGAAGTCTCAGCTTTGATGCAAACATGAGGAAACTAGCAGATGCACAGAGAGAAAGCACACCATCAAAGTCACTCAATTGGCCAGACTTCTATAGTTCATCTTCAGCATCTTTCCTGCCAGATCCAGGTAAAGGGAATGATGCAGCATCAAGTCAAAAGGCAGATGGATCTTCTGTTTCCACAGAAAGAACAGATTGTCTGGTATCTGGTCAGTCTGAGAACTCTTTTAAACACCTGATCATTTCACCTTTGAACTCTCACCAGTCTGCGGTAGAAGGAGATAGTAGATTAACACCATTTTACAGTAGAGTTACCAAAACTCCTCTGACCTCCATCAGGAGTGAGTGGTTAGAGAGGGAGAATCCAAAGGCGAtatggaagagaaaagaaggcaCTAATaaagaaccatttttttccaaaaaggctGCAGCACCTATGTCTGTCAGATGTACTGTTGGGAGGAGAGGAAACAGAGTAACCGCAGGCAAACAAACTTCCAGAactaaaaaacagcaaaaagaggGGATGCGAAGGAAACTTCGTCCTCGTGCCCAGAAATCTTCTGCTTTCTCCATCCATAGGTGCCAGACAAGGAAAACTACAGTGGGAAAGCAccttaagaaagaaaagcctgaTGCTAAAAAATTAAAGGTGAGGAGGAAACCAAAAAGGACCTTTCTGAACTCAACAGTTGTCACAGGGATTCCTGAAAAGAGGCAGAAAGTCACATCGGAATCTTTTCCCAAGAAGCCAGAGCAAGCTTCTTCCAAAGTTAGGAACTGGGAAGTAAGTGGAGATCGGGGTCACCCTAGCACTGTGAACCAACCCTCTAGAAGAACTTCTGCTGTACCGTTACTTCGAAACTGTCTTGTTCTACCAG